One segment of Manihot esculenta cultivar AM560-2 chromosome 4, M.esculenta_v8, whole genome shotgun sequence DNA contains the following:
- the LOC110613210 gene encoding cyclin-dependent kinases regulatory subunit 1 isoform X1: MGQIQYSEKYFDDTYEYRHVVLPPEVAKLLPKNRLLTEWLWYLFMQNEWRAIGVQQSRGWVHYAIHRPEPHIMLFRRPLNYQQQQENQAQQNLLAK; encoded by the exons ATGGGTCAGATCCAGTATTCCGAGAAGTATTTCGATGATACTTACGAGTACAG GCATGTGGTGCTCCCTCCTGAAGTGGCAAAGCTACTCCCAAAGAATCGTCTTCTCACTGAA TGGTTGTGGTATTTGTTCATGCAGAATGAATGGCGTGCTATAGGTGTTCAGCAGAGCCGTGGTTGGGTCCACTATGCAATTCATCGCCCTGAACCACATATCATGCTCTTCAGGAGGCCCTTGAACTATCAGCAGCAGCAGGAGAATCAAGCTCAGCAAAATTTGCTTGCTAAGTGA
- the LOC110613210 gene encoding cyclin-dependent kinases regulatory subunit 1 isoform X2, protein MGQIQYSEKYFDDTYEYRHVVLPPEVAKLLPKNRLLTENEWRAIGVQQSRGWVHYAIHRPEPHIMLFRRPLNYQQQQENQAQQNLLAK, encoded by the exons ATGGGTCAGATCCAGTATTCCGAGAAGTATTTCGATGATACTTACGAGTACAG GCATGTGGTGCTCCCTCCTGAAGTGGCAAAGCTACTCCCAAAGAATCGTCTTCTCACTGAA AATGAATGGCGTGCTATAGGTGTTCAGCAGAGCCGTGGTTGGGTCCACTATGCAATTCATCGCCCTGAACCACATATCATGCTCTTCAGGAGGCCCTTGAACTATCAGCAGCAGCAGGAGAATCAAGCTCAGCAAAATTTGCTTGCTAAGTGA